The following are encoded together in the Meriones unguiculatus strain TT.TT164.6M chromosome 16, Bangor_MerUng_6.1, whole genome shotgun sequence genome:
- the LOC110563051 gene encoding olfactory receptor 2H1 translates to MVNQSTPVGFLLLGFSEHPHLEKILFVVVLCSYFLTLLGNTLILLLSTLDPRLHSPMYFFLSNLSFLDLCFTTTCVPQMLVNLWGPTKTISFLGCSVQLFIFLSLGTTECILLTVMAFDRYVAVCQPLHYATIIHPRLCWQLAAMAWMMGLLQSIVQTPPTLRLPFCPHRQIDDFLCEVPSLIRLSCGDTTFNEIQLAVSSVILVVVPLSLILVSYGAIARAVLKINSAEAWKKAFGTCSSHLIVVTLFYSSVIAVYLQPKNPYAQERGKFFGLFYAVGTPALNPLIYTLRNKEVKRAFCRLLGKNRDSKNT, encoded by the coding sequence ATGGTCAACCAGAGCACCCCAGTGGGCTTCCTCCTGCTGGGCTTCTCTGAACACCCACACCTGGAAAAGATTCTCTTCGTGGTTGTCTTGTGTTCCTACTTCCTCACCCTCCTAGGAAACACACTCATCCTCCTGCTGTCCACACTGGACCCCAGGCTCCACtctcccatgtacttcttcctctcTAACCTCTCCTTCCTGGACCTCTGCTTCACCACAACCTGTGTCCCCCAGATGCTGGTCAACCTCTGGGGTCCCACAAAGACCATCAGCTTCCTGGGATGCTCTGTCCAGCTCTTCATCTTCCTGTCCTTGGGAACCACCGAGTGCATCCTGCTGACAGTGATGGCCTTTGACCGCTATGTGGCTGTCTGCCAGCCCCTGCACTATGCCACCATCATCCACCCTCGCCTGTGTTGGCAGCTGGCAGCCATGGCCTGGATGATGGGGCTGCTTCAGTCCATAGTCCAGACACCTCCCACCCTCCGCCTGCCCTTCTGTCCCCATAGACAGATAGACGACTTTTTGTGCGAAGTCCCATCTCTAATTCGATTGTCTTGTGGCGACACCACTTTTAATGAGATTCAGTTGGCTGTGTCCAGTGTCATCCTTGTGGTTGTGCCTCTGAGCCTCATCCTTGTCTCTTATGGTGCCATTGCCAGGGCAGTGCTGAAGATAAACTCTGCTGAAGCATGGAAAAAGGCTTTTGGGACCTGCTCCTCCCACCTCATTGTGGTCACCCTCTTCTACAGCTCCGTCATTGCTGTCTATCTGCAGCCCAAAAACCCCTATGCCCAAGAGAGGGGCAAGTTCTTTGGTCTCTTCTATGCGGTGGGCACTCCAGCACTCAACCCCCTCATATACACCCTGAGGAACAAGGAGGTAAAGAGGGCCTTCTGTAGACTGTTGGGGAAAAATAGGGACTCCAAAAATACCTAA
- the LOC110563049 gene encoding olfactory receptor 2H2: protein MVNQSTPVGFLLLGFSEHPHLEKILFVVVLCSYLLTLLGNTLILLLSTLDPRLRSPMYFFLSNLSFLDLCFTTTCVPQMLVNLWGPTKTISFLGCSVQLFIFLSLGTTECILLTVMAFDRYVAVCQPLHYATIIHPRLCRQLAAVAWIVGLLESVVQTPSTLRLPFCPHHQVDDFVCEVPALIRLSCGDTTYNEIQMAVASVFILVVPLSLILVSYGAIARAVLRISSAKGRRKAFGTCSSHLIVVTLFYSSVIAVYLQPKNPYAQERGKFFGLFYAVGTPALNPLIYTLRNKEVKRAFWRLLGKEVEPS, encoded by the coding sequence ATGGTCAACCAGAGCACCCCAGTGGGCTTCCTCCTGCTGGGCTTCTCTGAACACCCACACCTGGAAAAGATTCTCTTTGTGGTTGTCCTGTGTTCCTACCTCCTCACCCTCCTAGGAAACACACTCATCCTCCTGCTGTCCACACTGGACCCCAGGCTCCGCtctcccatgtacttcttcctctcTAACCTCTCCTTCCTGGACCTCTGCTTCACCACAACCTGTGTCCCCCAGATGCTGGTCAACCTCTGGGGTCCCACAAAGACCATCAGCTTCCTGGGATGCTCTGTCCAGCTCTTCATCTTCCTGTCCTTGGGAACCACCGAGTGCATCCTGCTGACAGTGATGGCCTTTGACCGCTATGTGGCTGTCTGCCAGCCCCTGCACTATGCCACCATCATCCACCCTCGCCTGTGCAGGCAGCTGGCAGCCGTGGCCTGGATTGTTGGCCTGCTAGAGTCAGTGGTTCAGACACCATCCACTCTTCGCCTGCCCTTCTGTCCCCACCATCAGGTTGATGACTTTGTGTGTGAGGTCCCTGCTTTGATTCGATTATCATGTGGGGACACCACCTACAATGAGATACAAATGGCTGTTGCCAGTGTCTTCATCTTGGTTGTGCCTCTGAGCCTCATCCTTGTCTCTTATGGTGCCATTGCCAGGGCAGTGCTGAGGATAAGCTCTGCCAAGGGGCGCAGGAAAGCTTTTGGGACCTGCTCCTCTCACCTCATTGTGGTCACCCTCTTCTACAGCTCAGTCATTGCTGTCTATCTGCAGCCCAAAAACCCCTATGCCCAAGAGAGGGGCAAGTTCTTTGGTCTCTTCTATGCAGTGGGCACTCCTGCACTCAACCCCCTCATATACACCCTGAGGAACAAGGAGGTAAAGAGGGCCTTCTGGAGGCTGCTGGGGAAGGAAGTGGAGCCCAGCTGA